A region of Photobacterium sanguinicancri DNA encodes the following proteins:
- the priA gene encoding primosomal protein N': MTLDIAKVALPVPLDKTFDYLIKPNTYPVIGGRVRVPFGRQHLIGIVVALTDHSDFPREQIKPLGTVIDRETLWSPALFGLLKWASQYYQYPLGDTLANAMPALLRKGREASPTALKSWALTESGKNQPLTSLKRAPRQVQVLTVLQQGVTSHEALLAQEVSSATLKALVEKGWIEEKTEQPKLNNWLKHFEVTEEKPRLNEEQALAIATVNCNPDYGCYLLEGVTGSGKTEVYLNLLEPVLAAGKQALILVPEIGLTPQTINRFKRRFNVPLETIHSGLNDTERLSAWLAGRDNQAGIIIGTRSALFTPFANLGIIIVDEEHDLSYKQQDSLRYHARDIAVLRANKENIPVILGSATPALESLHNAKTGKYHHLTLTQRAGVAQKARHGVLDIKGLYLESGLSAPLIAQMRKHLQAGNQVILFLNRRGFSPAIMCHECGWLADCQRCDIHYTFHQQTGELRCHHCGGQRPIMPQCGGCGSTQLIPVGVGTEQLEQQLATLFPEYKAVRIDRDSTRRKGSLENYLEAIKNNEYQILIGTQMLAKGHHFPNVTLVALIDVDSALFSNDFRASERLAQLFIQVAGRAGRASKPGEVMLQTHHPEHALLQDLLHKGYDSFASTALNERKQAWLPPYTYLALMRAESNDNDQVLQFLQQVRNTFETSPRFNQDVCIMGPNPAPLARRAGRYRWQLLLQTPDRKTLQQLLNIAKPMVQLLPLAKKVRWSIDVEPQDLT; encoded by the coding sequence ATGACGCTCGATATAGCCAAAGTGGCACTCCCAGTACCTCTGGACAAAACGTTTGATTACCTTATAAAGCCCAATACCTACCCTGTTATTGGTGGTCGCGTTCGCGTGCCATTTGGTCGTCAGCATCTAATTGGCATTGTCGTGGCCCTGACTGACCACTCCGATTTTCCGCGAGAACAAATCAAACCACTCGGAACGGTTATCGACCGTGAAACATTATGGTCGCCAGCACTGTTTGGTCTATTAAAATGGGCGAGCCAGTATTACCAATATCCACTGGGGGATACTTTAGCTAATGCGATGCCAGCCCTATTGCGTAAAGGGCGAGAAGCCTCACCTACCGCGTTAAAAAGCTGGGCATTAACAGAGTCCGGAAAAAACCAGCCACTCACGAGCCTTAAGCGTGCTCCGCGCCAAGTACAAGTGCTTACGGTCTTGCAGCAAGGCGTAACCAGCCATGAAGCCCTGTTGGCGCAAGAGGTTAGCTCTGCGACGCTCAAAGCTTTAGTTGAAAAAGGCTGGATCGAAGAAAAAACAGAACAACCAAAGCTGAATAATTGGCTAAAACATTTTGAAGTCACCGAAGAAAAGCCGCGCTTAAATGAAGAGCAAGCCTTGGCGATTGCCACCGTCAACTGTAACCCTGATTACGGCTGTTATTTGCTAGAAGGCGTGACCGGCTCTGGAAAAACAGAAGTCTATCTTAACTTATTGGAACCCGTATTAGCGGCGGGGAAACAAGCGTTGATTTTGGTGCCAGAGATTGGCCTAACGCCACAAACCATTAATCGCTTTAAACGCCGTTTCAATGTCCCGTTAGAAACTATTCACTCAGGCTTAAATGACACCGAACGCCTATCGGCATGGCTTGCCGGACGCGATAATCAAGCAGGTATCATCATAGGTACTCGCTCGGCGCTATTCACCCCATTTGCCAACCTGGGGATTATTATTGTTGATGAAGAGCACGACCTCTCATACAAGCAACAAGACAGCTTGCGCTATCACGCCCGTGACATTGCGGTATTACGCGCCAACAAAGAAAATATCCCTGTTATTTTAGGCTCAGCAACACCTGCATTAGAAAGCCTACATAATGCCAAAACAGGTAAGTACCACCATCTCACCTTGACTCAACGTGCAGGTGTGGCACAAAAAGCCCGTCATGGTGTATTGGATATCAAAGGGCTGTACTTAGAATCAGGCCTCTCTGCACCACTGATCGCCCAAATGCGTAAACACTTGCAAGCAGGCAATCAGGTGATTTTATTTTTGAACCGTCGCGGTTTTTCCCCTGCCATCATGTGCCATGAATGTGGTTGGCTAGCCGATTGCCAACGTTGCGATATTCACTACACCTTCCACCAGCAAACAGGGGAATTACGCTGCCACCACTGTGGTGGTCAACGTCCTATCATGCCGCAGTGCGGTGGCTGTGGTTCAACGCAGCTGATCCCTGTCGGTGTCGGTACTGAACAGCTAGAGCAGCAACTGGCGACTTTATTCCCAGAATATAAAGCAGTACGGATTGACCGTGATAGTACCCGTCGTAAAGGGTCGTTAGAAAACTACCTAGAAGCGATCAAAAATAACGAATACCAAATTTTAATTGGCACCCAAATGCTCGCGAAAGGACATCATTTCCCTAACGTGACGCTGGTTGCCTTAATTGATGTCGACAGTGCATTATTCAGTAATGACTTTCGGGCGTCAGAAAGATTAGCTCAACTGTTTATCCAAGTTGCAGGCCGAGCAGGACGCGCCAGTAAACCGGGTGAGGTCATGTTACAAACGCACCACCCTGAGCATGCATTGTTGCAAGATTTATTACACAAAGGCTACGACAGCTTTGCCTCCACCGCGCTTAACGAACGTAAACAGGCATGGCTACCACCTTATACATATTTAGCCTTAATGCGGGCGGAATCGAACGACAACGACCAAGTACTACAGTTCTTGCAGCAAGTGCGAAATACCTTTGAAACCAGCCCGAGGTTCAACCAAGATGTGTGCATTATGGGACCAAATCCTGCGCCATTAGCCCGTCGAGCTGGGCGCTACCGCTGGCAGTTATTGTTGCAAACACCCGATCGAAAAACCTTGCAACAGCTACTGAATATAGCCAAGCCAATGGTGCAATTACTGCCTCTTGCCAAAAAAGTTAGGTGGTCGATAGATGTTGAGCCTCAAGATTTGACTTAA
- the rpmE gene encoding 50S ribosomal protein L31: protein MKVGIHPEYKAVSARCSCGNTFDFNSTMNKDINLDVCDKCHPFYTGKQRQVSTGGRIDKFNKRFGALTSK from the coding sequence ATGAAAGTAGGTATTCACCCAGAATACAAAGCTGTAAGTGCTCGTTGCTCTTGCGGTAACACGTTTGATTTTAACTCTACAATGAACAAAGACATCAACCTTGATGTTTGTGACAAATGTCACCCGTTCTACACTGGTAAGCAACGTCAAGTTAGCACTGGTGGCCGTATTGATAAATTCAACAAGCGTTTCGGTGCGCTTACAAGTAAGTAA
- a CDS encoding malic enzyme-like NAD(P)-binding protein → MSEDFRQQALHYHAYPVPGKTAISLTKPADTVEDLALAYSPGVAEPVREIAQNAENVYKYTGKGNMVAVITNGTAILGLGNLGPLASKPVMEGKSLLFKRFAGLDSIDIEVKHRTIDEFVDTVANIADTFGGINLEDIKAPDCFEIEKRLIERCNVPVFHDDQHGTAIVTAAGMLNALDLQGKVIEESVIVCLGAGAAAVACMEMLIKCGAQREKIYMLDRKGVIHTRRDDINEYKQLFANNTDKRTLEDVIEGADIFVGVSGPDLLAPEALKLMADKPVVFACSNPDPEIKPALAHAVRDDLIMGTGRSDYPNQVNNVLCFPFIFRGALDVRASQINDEMKLAAVKAIRELAKEPVPAEVLKAAGVESLSFGPEYIIPKPMDPRLLPRVAKAVAVAAVESGVAQIEMPKGYMES, encoded by the coding sequence ATGTCTGAAGATTTTCGCCAACAAGCGCTTCATTACCACGCATACCCAGTTCCAGGCAAAACTGCTATTTCTCTGACTAAGCCTGCCGATACGGTAGAAGACTTAGCACTAGCGTACAGCCCGGGTGTCGCTGAGCCAGTGCGTGAAATCGCGCAGAATGCTGAAAATGTCTACAAGTACACGGGTAAGGGCAACATGGTTGCTGTTATTACTAATGGTACTGCGATTCTTGGCCTTGGAAACCTAGGTCCATTGGCATCAAAGCCCGTAATGGAAGGTAAATCGCTGCTATTCAAACGTTTTGCTGGATTAGACTCGATCGATATCGAAGTGAAGCACCGTACTATCGATGAGTTTGTTGATACGGTTGCTAATATCGCTGACACCTTTGGTGGTATTAACCTTGAAGACATTAAAGCGCCAGATTGCTTTGAAATCGAAAAACGCCTGATTGAACGCTGTAATGTGCCAGTTTTCCACGATGATCAACACGGTACGGCGATTGTTACTGCTGCGGGTATGCTGAATGCATTAGACCTGCAAGGTAAAGTGATTGAAGAGTCAGTGATTGTCTGCCTAGGTGCAGGCGCAGCCGCGGTTGCTTGTATGGAAATGCTCATCAAGTGCGGTGCACAGCGTGAGAAGATTTACATGCTGGATCGTAAAGGTGTTATTCACACACGTCGTGATGATATTAACGAATACAAACAACTATTTGCTAACAATACAGATAAACGTACGCTTGAAGATGTGATTGAAGGGGCGGATATCTTTGTGGGTGTTTCTGGTCCTGATTTACTGGCACCTGAAGCATTAAAATTAATGGCAGATAAACCCGTGGTATTTGCTTGTTCAAACCCAGATCCTGAAATCAAACCTGCGCTTGCGCACGCCGTACGTGATGATTTAATCATGGGTACGGGTCGTTCTGATTATCCAAATCAAGTGAACAACGTACTGTGTTTCCCATTCATCTTCCGTGGCGCACTGGATGTACGTGCTAGCCAAATTAACGATGAGATGAAACTGGCCGCAGTGAAGGCTATTCGCGAATTAGCGAAAGAGCCAGTACCGGCGGAAGTGTTAAAAGCGGCAGGTGTTGAGAGCTTGAGCTTTGGCCCTGAATACATTATTCCAAAACCAATGGACCCACGCTTATTACCTCGCGTAGCGAAAGCGGTTGCGGTTGCTGCGGTTGAATCAGGTGTCGCGCAAATCGAGATGCCTAAAGGTTACATGGAAAGTTAA